The genomic interval AGGTTGTCCGGCATGTTGTTGACCGGAATTTTAAGTTGTTTCAGATAGTCCAGGGTGGTCTGGATGCCGACGTCCCGAAGTAGCCGGATCGAGACGATGTTGCGGGACCGGTAGAGTGCTTCACGCAAGCGAGTCGGGCCGTAGAACTGGCCAGAAGAATTCTGCGGGCGCCAGGCTGTTTCCAGTTCCGAGTCGTCAAACACGATGGGGGCGTCGTTGTAGATAGTTGCCGGCGTCAGGCCATTTTCAAGTGCCGTTAAGTAGAGGAACGGTTTGAAGGTTGAGCCTGGCTGTCGCTTCGCCTGAATTGCGCGGTTGTATTTACTCTGCCGGAAGCTGTAACCGCCTGCGAGTGCCTGAACCGCGCCAGTATCGGCATCCAGAGAAATGAGCGCGCCTTCCGCTCGTGGCACTTGCGCGAGGGCGACGCCCGGTTGGGTCGTTGAGTCGCCAATATCCCCCGGTTGCGAGTTGGCCCGTACGTAAACGACGTCACCGACCGATAGCACGTCTGTCGGTTTCTCGGGTTCGGGGCCGCGCAGGTCTTCGGTTTTGTAGCGTCGCGCCCAAGTCATGGTCTCGAACGGCATGATGGCTTCGCCGATACCTCGGGCATGGACTCGGACGTTTGCGTGTTCGTCGCTGATATCCGTAACTAGAGCAGGGAGGAGCTCGGCTACTTTTGGATAGTTGAGGATCAGCTCGTCCGGAGTGCTCTCCTCGAGAGTATCATCATCGATTTGGCCGATGGGGCCTCGGAATCCGTGCCTGCGGTCGTAGGCTTCCAGGCCTTTGCGTAGGGCGTCTGTAGCCGTTTGCTGCTTACGGCTGTTGACCGTCAAAGTGACTGTATAGCCATCCGTGTACGCGTTATCTCCAAACCGACGAACGATTTCCGAGCGCGCCATTTCCGCCACGTAGTCTGCGTCGACTTCGGCGTCTGTTGCATTGTAGTCAGCTGTTAGTGGGGCGGAGATGGCAAGGTCATGCGCATCTGGAGTGATGTAGCCCAGGTCCCGCATGCGTCCAATAATCCAGTTTCGTCGGATCTTGGCCCGATCCGGATTGGCCAATGGATTAAACGACGAGGGTGCCTTCGGCAAGCCGGCGAGCATGGCCATTTGAGCTAGCGAGAGTTCCTTGATCGGTTTGTTGTAGTAAACCTGTGCCGCTGCCGCGATCCCGTAAGCACGATTGCCGAGGTAAATCTTATTCAGATAGAGCTCGAGGATGCGGTTTTTGTCCAGTTCGCGCTCAATCTGAAGAGCCAGAAGTATCTCGTTGAACTTCCGGATAAAGGTCCGGTCCCGTGACAAAAAGTAATTTTTTGCAACCTGCATTGTGATGGTGCTGCCGCCAGACTGGATGGAGCCAGTGGAGACCAGTTCGATTGCAGCCCGCGCCAGGCCTTTGATGTCGACCCCGGAATGCTCGTAAAACCTTGAGTCCTCAGCCGCTAAAAACGCTTGTAACTGAATTGTTGGGATCTGTTCGATTGTGATCGGTGCCCTTCTCTTTTCACCGAATTCTGCTATTAATCTGCTGTCTTGGCTGTAAATTCGCAGTGGCGTCTGCAGCTTGATGTCGAGCAGTTGGTCGACCGGAGGAAGGCCGGGACGAAGGTACAGATAAAAGCCTGAGGTAACGATTATGGAGACACTCAGTCCGGTGAGAAATAACCATGCGAAAAGGCGAGATGTGCGCAACAAATGAGACATTTTTTTCTGACAACTGTTGGATATAGGTCTATCATTTGAGAAATTGCTTTAGGAAGGATGAGTCGCTTCACCGCCGCAATGCTTCTCAACTAAGAAGAAATGGCATTGTAGACGGAAAACTGAAGAAATTCTCTTAAATAAAAAACACATAAGTAACTTAACCGGGTGCATCTAACCAGGTATAGGGTGAGCGCGTGTTCGGATTGTTCGGAAAGAAATCCAGTGCAGTGCTGGGCGTGGACGTTAGCTCCAGTTCGGTCAAACTTCTGGAGCTGTCAAAGCAGGGCGGCCGCATAAAAGTCGAAAGCTACGCGGTGGAGCCTTTGCCGGCTAACGCCGTTGTCGAGAAAAATATCACGGACGTCGAGGCAGTAGGTGAAGTGCTCAAGCGCGTCGCCTCGAAATCGCGCACGGGTGTGAAACAGGTTGCCGTGGCCGTCTCAGGCTCTGCCGTGATCACCAAGCTCATCCAGATGGATGGCGGCCTCAACGAATTTGAGATGGAAGACCAGATTGCCCTTGAGGCTGATCAGTACATTCCATATCCGCTGGATGAAGTTGCCATCGACTTTGAGGTCCAGGGCCCTTCGGAAAACAATCCCGATCAGGTTGATGTTCTCCTGGCTGCATGCAGAAAGGAAAACGTCGACATACGTGAGGACGCGCTTGAGATTGCCTCGCTGTCCGCAAAGATTGTTGATGTCGAAGCTTACTCCCTTGAGCGCGCTTATTCCTTGATCGAACCGCAGCTCGATTCCCAGGGCGAAGAACTGGTAGTGGCGATAGTCGATGTCGGTGCCACCATGACCACACTCAGCGTTCTCGCCGATGGCAAGACCGTTTATACCCGCGAACAGATCTTCGGTGGCAAGCAGCTTACCGAAGAAATTCAGCGTCGTTACGGACTGTCGCTTGAAGAAGCAGGCCTCGCCAAGAAGCAGGGCGGCTTGCCCGACGACTATGAGTCTGAAGTGTTGATGCCATTCCGCGAGGCGGTGGTTCAGCAAGTAGCGCGGGCCTTGCAGTTCTTCTTTGGCGCTAGCCAATACAACGCAGTCGATTATGTGGTTCTGGCAGGTGGTACTGCCTCGATACAGGGGCTGACAGAGATGGTCGAGGAAAAAACAGGAACGCCGACTTTGGTCGCCAACCCGTTTGCCGACATGGCAGTAGGGTCCCGGGTGAATGCGTCTGCACTGAGTAACGATGCTCCCTCGCTGATGATTGCCTGTGGCCTGGCAATGAGGAGCTTCGACTGATGGCAAAGATTAACCTCAGACCCTGGCGCGAAGAGCTCCGGGCAGAAAAACAGAAGCAGTTCGTGGTTATGATTCTGGGTGCTGCAATTGTTGCCGGTGGCCTAGTGTTCCTTTGGAAGTCCGACATGGACAGCCGGATTGCCTATCAGGAATCTCGTAATGCCTATATTGAAACTGCCGCCAAGAAACTCGATTTGCAGATTCGAGAAATCGAGAGTCTCAAGCGTAAGCGGGATGAGCTTTTGGCGCGGATGCAGGTGATTCAGGATTTGCAGGGAAAGCGGCCAGTGATTGTTCGGGTCTTCGATGAGTTGGTTCGGACCTTGCCGGACGGGCTTTTCTATACTGAGCTGAAGAAAACTGGGGAAAAGGTAGATATCGTTGGTATGGCTGAATCGAATAGCCGAATTTCTTCTTTGATGCGTCAGTTCGAAGATTCTGATTGGTTCGCTAACCCAAACCTTTCTAATGTTTCCGCAGCGGATAATCGCCGGGCAGGGTACAGCCAGTTTAATCTGTCGGTGCAGCAGAAAACGCCAGAGCCCGAAGTGGAGGATAAGAAATGAGCCTCGCGGACTCACTAAAGAGCCTGAATGAATTCGATATCAATGACTTGGACGTTAATAACGCAGGCATCTGGCCTGCTCCTATCAAAGCCATTGTTGTCCTGATTATTGTTGGTCTCATTGTTGGTGGCGGCTACTGGTTTTTCATCAAAGACCAGTACATGACGCTGGAGCGGGTAGAGAAGACTGAGCAGGATCTCCGTCAAAAATACGAACAGAAAGCCTACCAGGTAGCCAATCTGGAAGTGTTTAAAGCCCAAATGGCCGAAATGGAAGAGACATTTGGTGCACTGGTGCGTCAGTTGCCCAGCGAAACAGAAGTTCCGGGTCTGTTGGAGGATATTACTAATACGGCACTGGGAAGTGGTCTGTCATTGCAGGAGGTGAAGTTGCAGGCTGAGCAACGGCGAGATTTCTACGCCGAGCTACCGATTAATATTCGAGTATCTGGCTCTTATCATGAGCTGGCGTCGTTTGTTAGCAGCGTCGCAAGCCTTCCGCGGATCGTGACCCTCCACGATTTGACCATCGAACCAACTGACGGTGATGGAGAGCGACTGAACATGCAAGTGCTTGCTCGAACCTACCGTTACCGGGCGGGAGAATAGGCATGGTAAAGAAACATGCAGTACGAGCCTGCCTGGGAGTTTGTTTGGTCTCCCTACTCACGGCATGTTCTCAGGGCAGCGGATTTTCTGATCTCGACAAGTTCATGTCAGATACACGAGCAAAGCCGAGAGGGCATGTAGAGCCTCTCCCTGAGTTCAAAGCGTATGAGGCCTTTAGCTATTCGGCGGCAGACCGTCGGGCCCCATTTGAGCCACCCGTGGACGTTCAGCTAACGATGGTTGATGAGCAGCCGGTAAGTGATGTTGAGCCGGATCTTGATCGTCCCAGAGAGGTTCTTGAGAACTTTGATCTAAAGGAGCTCGATATGGTGGGTACCTTGCAGGGGGCATCGGGCAATCTTTTTGCTTTGATTCAGGACGAGGTCGGCGGTATTCACCGCGTCCGCGCTGGTAACTATATGGGGCAGAACTATGGCCGCGTTATTGGCGTGAATGAAACCCGAATTGAACTAATCGAAATCGTTCCGAATGGCCGGGGTGGATGGGTAGAGCGTCCACGCTCCCTGACACTGGAAGAGGAAGAGGGCTAAGGAGCGGCATATGAAAATTGAAAGAACCATGCACGAACAAAAAAGTTTAGGGTCGAGGCTAGCGATGTTTAAAAAACTCAATGTATACGTCGGCGTGATTGCTTTTGGGTTGTTATCCGGCCTGGCCAACGCGGTCACGCTGGAAGACGTGTCGTTTTCGTCGCTACCGGGAGATCGTCTGGAGGTGAAACTTGCCTTTGATGGGCAGCCCCCAGAACCGACGGGATATACGATCGAGCGTCCGGCTCGTATCGCAGTAGACTTGAGCGATACTACTAACGGACTTGGAAGTCGCAGCATTCCGCTAGGCTCCGGCAATGCTCAGAGCATGACAGTGGTCGAAACCAAGGATCGGACTCGCCTGATCTTTAACCTTGTCGAACTGGTCCCTTATGACACGGTCCGGAGTGGTAATTCCCTGGTCATGACTCTGGGAGGAGATGCATCCGGGTCATCGTCTGCGGGCTCGACCACCTCAGCACCGACAGCAGCGCCAGCGTCGAATAGACCGGATGCGCTAGCAGGTGTTGATTTCCGCCGTGGCAACAACGGAGAAGGTCGGGTTGTAGTCGACTTGGGCAGCGAGAGCACCCCTGTAGACCTGTCTGAGTTGGGTGGGAAAATTCGTCTGACCATGTCAGGCATTTCGGTGCCCGAAAACCTCCGTCGTCGGCTGGACGTGACCGACTTTGCGACACCAGTCAA from Marinobacter sp. LA51 carries:
- a CDS encoding penicillin-binding protein 1A, whose protein sequence is MSHLLRTSRLFAWLFLTGLSVSIIVTSGFYLYLRPGLPPVDQLLDIKLQTPLRIYSQDSRLIAEFGEKRRAPITIEQIPTIQLQAFLAAEDSRFYEHSGVDIKGLARAAIELVSTGSIQSGGSTITMQVAKNYFLSRDRTFIRKFNEILLALQIERELDKNRILELYLNKIYLGNRAYGIAAAAQVYYNKPIKELSLAQMAMLAGLPKAPSSFNPLANPDRAKIRRNWIIGRMRDLGYITPDAHDLAISAPLTADYNATDAEVDADYVAEMARSEIVRRFGDNAYTDGYTVTLTVNSRKQQTATDALRKGLEAYDRRHGFRGPIGQIDDDTLEESTPDELILNYPKVAELLPALVTDISDEHANVRVHARGIGEAIMPFETMTWARRYKTEDLRGPEPEKPTDVLSVGDVVYVRANSQPGDIGDSTTQPGVALAQVPRAEGALISLDADTGAVQALAGGYSFRQSKYNRAIQAKRQPGSTFKPFLYLTALENGLTPATIYNDAPIVFDDSELETAWRPQNSSGQFYGPTRLREALYRSRNIVSIRLLRDVGIQTTLDYLKQLKIPVNNMPDNLSLSLGSGQLTPMELARGLAVIANGGYDVQPYLIEQIQDVNGETIYEAPKTVLCDQDCESQMTDIASKSETDEPTSLADTSEEPEVRVMPRLADERSVYILHSMMQDVIRRGTGRRAQALGRNDIAGKTGTTNEQKDTWFAGFNHDIATTTWVGFDQPAPLGRREFGASTALPIWVDYMQVALENAPSATMPRPNGIVNVRINPETGKRARPGEEGVFEVFKEEDAPAPLSPQDENDRNGSADDYSRQIF
- a CDS encoding pilus assembly protein PilM, producing MFGLFGKKSSAVLGVDVSSSSVKLLELSKQGGRIKVESYAVEPLPANAVVEKNITDVEAVGEVLKRVASKSRTGVKQVAVAVSGSAVITKLIQMDGGLNEFEMEDQIALEADQYIPYPLDEVAIDFEVQGPSENNPDQVDVLLAACRKENVDIREDALEIASLSAKIVDVEAYSLERAYSLIEPQLDSQGEELVVAIVDVGATMTTLSVLADGKTVYTREQIFGGKQLTEEIQRRYGLSLEEAGLAKKQGGLPDDYESEVLMPFREAVVQQVARALQFFFGASQYNAVDYVVLAGGTASIQGLTEMVEEKTGTPTLVANPFADMAVGSRVNASALSNDAPSLMIACGLAMRSFD
- a CDS encoding PilN domain-containing protein, yielding MAKINLRPWREELRAEKQKQFVVMILGAAIVAGGLVFLWKSDMDSRIAYQESRNAYIETAAKKLDLQIREIESLKRKRDELLARMQVIQDLQGKRPVIVRVFDELVRTLPDGLFYTELKKTGEKVDIVGMAESNSRISSLMRQFEDSDWFANPNLSNVSAADNRRAGYSQFNLSVQQKTPEPEVEDKK
- a CDS encoding type 4a pilus biogenesis protein PilO codes for the protein MSLADSLKSLNEFDINDLDVNNAGIWPAPIKAIVVLIIVGLIVGGGYWFFIKDQYMTLERVEKTEQDLRQKYEQKAYQVANLEVFKAQMAEMEETFGALVRQLPSETEVPGLLEDITNTALGSGLSLQEVKLQAEQRRDFYAELPINIRVSGSYHELASFVSSVASLPRIVTLHDLTIEPTDGDGERLNMQVLARTYRYRAGE
- a CDS encoding pilus assembly protein PilP, which gives rise to MVKKHAVRACLGVCLVSLLTACSQGSGFSDLDKFMSDTRAKPRGHVEPLPEFKAYEAFSYSAADRRAPFEPPVDVQLTMVDEQPVSDVEPDLDRPREVLENFDLKELDMVGTLQGASGNLFALIQDEVGGIHRVRAGNYMGQNYGRVIGVNETRIELIEIVPNGRGGWVERPRSLTLEEEEG